One window of the Rhizorhabdus dicambivorans genome contains the following:
- a CDS encoding Crp/Fnr family transcriptional regulator, translating to MSLVPAERTAIEKAVSEIRAIPPRTILIEAGRPLRHSALIIDGLVCRTISDRDGLRQFVGLHLPGDFVDLHSYALSNLEHDISSVTQARVAIVPHDRIDMLVTDTTLARKLWFATLLDAAMHRAWLFRLGRLDAMGRVAHFLCETNARLCAVGLSDGRSFALDLTQNDLAEICGVTSIHMNRILRQLREDGLVTMRSSLVEIMQPERLAARGQFDGSYLYLDDGHPGPV from the coding sequence ATGTCGCTGGTGCCAGCCGAGCGGACGGCTATCGAAAAGGCGGTGAGCGAGATACGGGCGATCCCGCCCCGCACCATCCTGATCGAAGCGGGCCGCCCGCTGCGCCACAGTGCGCTCATCATCGACGGGCTGGTCTGCCGCACGATTTCCGATCGCGATGGCCTGCGCCAATTCGTCGGCCTGCACCTTCCCGGCGATTTCGTCGATCTGCACAGCTATGCGCTGTCGAACCTGGAACATGACATTTCGTCGGTCACCCAGGCGCGGGTCGCGATTGTGCCGCACGACCGGATCGACATGCTGGTCACGGACACCACGCTCGCCCGCAAATTATGGTTCGCGACCTTGCTGGACGCGGCCATGCATCGTGCCTGGCTGTTTCGGCTCGGCCGTCTCGACGCAATGGGCCGGGTGGCGCATTTCCTGTGTGAAACCAATGCGCGGCTATGCGCGGTCGGTCTCAGCGACGGTCGCAGCTTCGCGCTCGACCTGACCCAGAACGATCTGGCCGAAATCTGCGGGGTCACCAGCATCCACATGAACCGTATCCTCCGGCAGCTTCGCGAAGATGGCCTGGTGACGATGCGTTCGTCGCTGGTCGAAATCATGCAGCCCGAACGCCTCGCCGCCCGGGGCCAGTTCGACGGTTCCTATCTGTATCTCGACGACGGCCATCCTGGGCCTGTGTGA
- a CDS encoding mannitol dehydrogenase family protein — MSASRPSQAQLPILARRVAVPAYDRAALKPGIVHIGLGNFHRAHMARYTDALMAREPSASAWGIMGAGLLPGDAPLHDHLRAQDWLYTLVERGEGERVAIVGSLVGTILAAGSSAALVEAMARPETRIVSLTVTEHGYCLDAATRRLDRDHPAILADLADPGHPRSAVGIIVEAFRKRMIAGFGAFTAMSCDNIQHNGHMLAQAVLDFAAWRSPALAAWIASHARFPSTMVDRITPVTRPEDIADLAARHGIDDAAAVFCESFSQWVIEDDFADGRPAWDSVGAQFVDDVTPYELMKLRLLNASHLAIAGPARLMGHDYVHEAMADGLVRRFMARLMDAETGPTLPPVPGIDLDRYKATLIRRFANPAIRDRVERVNSDAALNYLLDPVRDRLTKEEPVDLLGFGVAAWIRRMRGEDEAGGPIEVRHPLAALLRERTIEGGPDPLPVLRIASLFGDLVDHVGFVATVARSLAAIYALGCRAALERLAEEQGF; from the coding sequence ATGTCCGCGTCCCGGCCCAGCCAAGCCCAGCTTCCCATCCTTGCCCGGCGGGTGGCCGTTCCCGCCTATGACCGGGCGGCGCTGAAGCCGGGGATCGTTCATATCGGTCTGGGCAATTTCCACCGGGCGCATATGGCGCGCTATACCGACGCGCTGATGGCGCGCGAGCCGTCCGCATCGGCCTGGGGGATCATGGGGGCAGGGCTTCTGCCTGGCGATGCTCCGCTCCATGATCACCTGCGCGCGCAGGACTGGCTCTACACGCTGGTTGAGCGCGGCGAGGGCGAGCGGGTCGCGATCGTCGGATCGCTGGTGGGCACGATCCTCGCAGCGGGAAGCAGCGCCGCCCTGGTCGAGGCCATGGCCCGACCGGAAACCCGCATTGTCAGCCTTACCGTCACCGAGCATGGCTATTGCCTCGATGCCGCCACCCGGCGGCTCGACCGCGATCATCCGGCGATCCTGGCCGACCTCGCCGATCCTGGGCATCCGCGCAGCGCGGTGGGGATCATTGTCGAAGCTTTCCGCAAGCGGATGATCGCGGGTTTCGGCGCCTTCACTGCGATGAGCTGCGACAATATCCAGCATAACGGGCATATGCTGGCCCAGGCGGTGCTCGACTTCGCCGCCTGGCGGTCGCCCGCACTGGCTGCCTGGATCGCCAGCCACGCTCGCTTCCCGAGCACGATGGTCGACCGCATCACCCCGGTTACGCGACCCGAGGATATCGCCGATCTCGCCGCGCGGCACGGCATCGACGATGCGGCGGCGGTCTTCTGCGAAAGCTTCAGCCAGTGGGTGATCGAGGACGACTTCGCCGACGGCCGGCCCGCCTGGGATAGTGTCGGCGCGCAGTTCGTGGATGATGTGACGCCCTATGAGTTGATGAAGCTGCGGCTGCTCAACGCCAGCCACCTGGCGATAGCGGGCCCGGCACGGCTGATGGGCCACGACTATGTTCATGAAGCCATGGCGGACGGTCTGGTCCGCCGGTTCATGGCCCGGCTGATGGATGCCGAGACGGGACCGACCCTGCCGCCGGTGCCGGGCATCGACCTCGATCGCTACAAGGCGACATTGATCCGGCGTTTCGCCAATCCGGCGATCCGCGACCGCGTGGAACGGGTCAACAGCGATGCCGCGCTGAATTATCTGCTCGATCCGGTCCGTGACCGGCTCACAAAAGAGGAGCCGGTCGATCTCCTCGGCTTCGGCGTCGCGGCCTGGATCAGACGGATGCGCGGCGAGGATGAGGCGGGCGGGCCGATCGAGGTGCGCCATCCGCTGGCGGCGCTGCTGCGCGAACGGACGATCGAAGGCGGGCCCGATCCGTTGCCGGTGCTGCGGATCGCGAGTCTGTTCGGCGACCTGGTCGACCATGTCGGCTTCGTTGCCACGGTGGCGCGCAGCCTCGCCGCGATCTACGCATTGGGTTGCCGGGCGGCACTGGAGCGGCTGGCGGAGGAGCAGGGCTTTTGA
- a CDS encoding DUF6894 family protein: MPQFYFHVFNGTGETHDDEGVDLPDMQSARVRAIIAIRSILGEELNRGLLDFGGMIRITDQNGNLLLEVPFAEAVEVRDGDERT; the protein is encoded by the coding sequence ATGCCGCAGTTCTATTTCCACGTCTTCAACGGCACGGGAGAAACGCATGACGACGAAGGCGTGGATCTTCCCGACATGCAAAGTGCGCGGGTGCGGGCGATAATCGCGATCAGATCCATTCTGGGTGAGGAACTAAATCGCGGCCTGCTGGATTTTGGAGGTATGATCCGGATAACCGACCAGAATGGCAATCTGCTGCTCGAGGTGCCCTTCGCCGAAGCAGTGGAGGTGCGCGATGGCGACGAACGCACGTGA
- a CDS encoding DUF6311 domain-containing protein has translation MNRRSWAERGGALLLGLAAFLLVVGPAPLDPTNIAWLSEADAATNYLGWAFFRASPWGWPPAANPSYGLDIAGSVMMADANPLMALPFKLLGPILPTPFQYFGWWLLLCFLLQGLFAHAIARKLTPHVEQRLAIALLFLFTPFFLIRIATPAVFHMTLVGQWQILAALFLYLSPDLRRRALWWAALLAVAVLTHPYLLALVAAIWLADIFRALIAAREAPRTILLGAVLGPAAAFAVARLSGVFWLQGAGIDTANAGTMSVEWGFAIYKANLLTAIDPGGWSLFLPDIATKPEQIEGFAYLGLGVLLLAVAAVAAGGRLRPKLRLDRQHWPLAIILAGCALFSLSNHVEMGGIC, from the coding sequence ATGAACCGCAGGAGCTGGGCGGAACGCGGAGGCGCGCTGCTGCTCGGGCTCGCGGCCTTTCTGCTGGTGGTGGGGCCGGCGCCGCTCGATCCCACCAACATCGCCTGGCTGTCCGAGGCGGACGCGGCGACCAACTATCTCGGCTGGGCCTTCTTCAGGGCGAGCCCGTGGGGCTGGCCCCCCGCCGCGAATCCCTCCTACGGGCTCGACATCGCCGGCAGCGTGATGATGGCCGACGCCAATCCGCTGATGGCGCTGCCGTTCAAGCTGCTCGGCCCGATATTGCCTACGCCCTTTCAATATTTCGGCTGGTGGCTGCTGCTCTGCTTCCTGCTCCAGGGGCTGTTCGCCCATGCGATCGCGCGCAAGCTGACCCCCCATGTCGAACAGCGGCTGGCCATCGCCCTGCTGTTCCTGTTCACCCCCTTCTTCCTGATCCGGATCGCCACGCCCGCGGTCTTCCACATGACGCTCGTCGGCCAATGGCAGATATTAGCGGCGCTGTTCCTCTATCTGTCGCCGGATCTGCGGCGGCGCGCGCTCTGGTGGGCAGCGCTGCTCGCGGTGGCGGTCCTTACCCACCCATATCTGCTCGCGCTGGTCGCGGCGATCTGGCTGGCCGACATCTTCCGCGCCCTGATAGCCGCCCGCGAGGCGCCCAGGACGATCCTGCTCGGCGCGGTGCTGGGGCCGGCTGCCGCCTTCGCCGTGGCCAGGCTGTCGGGGGTGTTCTGGCTGCAGGGAGCCGGCATCGATACCGCGAACGCCGGGACCATGAGCGTTGAGTGGGGCTTCGCGATCTACAAGGCGAACCTGCTCACCGCGATCGATCCTGGTGGCTGGTCGCTCTTCCTGCCCGACATCGCGACCAAGCCCGAACAGATAGAGGGCTTCGCCTATCTGGGCCTCGGCGTGCTGTTGCTGGCGGTGGCGGCGGTGGCCGCGGGCGGACGGCTGCGCCCGAAGCTGCGGCTGGATCGCCAGCATTGGCCGCTGGCGATCATCCTGGCGGGCTGCGCGCTATTCTCGCTCAGCAACCACGTCGAAATGGGGGGCATATGCTGA
- a CDS encoding Crp/Fnr family transcriptional regulator, with protein MATNAREPTSPRAGDGADKLLLKLRLRDGIDAEEEQALRDIIRPPERMAARSVVVREGVPLERSALLVQGILGRSKDMRDGQRQISEIHIPGDFADLHSFTLKRLDQDVIALTECWISWVPHSALQDITERLPHLGRMLWLSTNLDGALHRAWTVSLGRRDALARIAHLLCEMQVRLSVVDMADERSYALPLTQSDLAECVGLTSVHVNRVLRELREQGLVTFRSGRVTIHDIDRLRRVAEFSTDYLFLDKRAR; from the coding sequence ATGGCGACGAACGCACGTGAGCCGACGTCGCCGCGCGCCGGGGACGGCGCCGACAAGCTGCTGCTGAAGCTGCGCCTGCGCGACGGCATCGATGCGGAAGAGGAACAGGCGCTGCGCGACATCATCAGGCCTCCGGAGCGCATGGCTGCGCGCTCCGTGGTGGTCCGCGAGGGTGTGCCGCTCGAGCGTTCGGCGCTGCTGGTCCAAGGGATATTGGGTCGCTCGAAGGATATGCGGGACGGCCAGCGCCAGATTTCCGAGATACATATTCCCGGCGACTTCGCCGATCTCCACAGTTTCACCCTCAAACGGCTCGATCAGGACGTCATCGCACTGACCGAATGCTGGATAAGCTGGGTGCCGCATTCCGCGCTTCAGGACATCACCGAACGGCTGCCGCACCTTGGCCGGATGCTATGGCTTTCGACAAATCTCGATGGCGCGCTCCACCGTGCCTGGACGGTGTCGCTGGGACGGCGCGATGCGCTGGCAAGGATTGCGCATCTTCTGTGTGAAATGCAGGTCCGCCTGTCGGTGGTCGACATGGCCGACGAGCGATCCTATGCGCTGCCACTGACCCAGAGCGACCTGGCCGAATGCGTCGGGCTGACATCGGTCCATGTCAATCGGGTGCTGCGCGAACTGCGCGAGCAGGGGCTTGTCACCTTCCGTAGCGGGCGGGTGACTATTCACGATATCGATCGGCTGCGCAGGGTCGCCGAATTCTCCACCGATTATCTCTTCCTCGATAAGCGGGCCCGCTGA
- a CDS encoding MarR family transcriptional regulator — translation MTKTSWDAGEKAAGERDDAPTCASLDPACYDPSILFVAEIGAVHRQWQAAMDYQLRDQGLTHVRWITLWRIAESQAALNQTDLARQVGIESSTLVRQLDALEERGLIERVVDKDRRARRIRLTPAAQPVIELVKVTASRLCREVMAGVDPAQMAQSTELLHAMRARLRDRVAAPADGSGGE, via the coding sequence ATGACAAAAACTTCGTGGGACGCAGGAGAGAAAGCCGCCGGGGAGCGGGATGACGCTCCTACGTGCGCTTCGCTCGATCCAGCCTGCTATGATCCCAGCATATTGTTCGTCGCCGAGATCGGCGCGGTTCATCGCCAGTGGCAGGCGGCGATGGATTATCAGCTTCGGGACCAGGGGCTGACCCATGTCCGCTGGATCACGCTGTGGCGGATCGCGGAATCGCAGGCGGCGCTCAACCAGACCGATCTGGCCCGCCAGGTCGGCATCGAAAGCTCGACCCTCGTCCGCCAGCTGGATGCGCTGGAGGAACGCGGCCTGATAGAGCGCGTCGTCGACAAGGATCGCCGAGCGCGCCGGATCAGGCTGACCCCGGCCGCGCAGCCGGTGATCGAACTGGTCAAGGTGACCGCCAGCCGGCTCTGCCGAGAGGTGATGGCGGGCGTCGATCCGGCGCAGATGGCGCAGAGCACGGAATTGCTCCATGCGATGCGCGCCCGGTTGCGCGATCGCGTCGCGGCCCCTGCGGATGGCTCCGGCGGCGAATAG